From the Malus domestica chromosome 17, GDT2T_hap1 genome, one window contains:
- the LOC103454848 gene encoding protein transport protein SEC13 homolog B-like, which produces MPAQKVETGHQDTVHDVVMDYYGKRLATASSDNTIKIIGVSNSSSQHLATLTGHQGPVWQVAWAHPKFGSLLASCSYDGRVILWKEGNQNEWTQAHVFDDHKSSVNSIAWAPHELGLCLACGSSDGNISVFTARSDGGWDTSRIDQAHPVGVTSVSWAPSTAPGALVGSGLLDPVQKLCSGGCDNTVKVWKLGNGVWKLDCFPALQMHVDWVRDVAWAPNLGLPKSTIASASQDGKVIVWTVGKDGDQWEGKVLHDFNAPVWRVSWSLTGNILAVADGNNSVTLWKEEIDGEWQQVTTVEP; this is translated from the coding sequence ATGCCTGCACAAAAGGTTGAGACTGGTCACCAGGACACAGTCCATGATGTGGTCATGGATTACTATGGTAAGCGCCTCGCCACAGCTTCATCCGACAACACAATTAAGATAATTGGGGTGAGCAATTCGTCCTCTCAGCATCTTGCAACCCTGACTGGTCACCAGGGGCCGGTTTGGCAGGTTGCTTGGGCTCATCCGAAATTCGGGTCTTTACTTGCTTCCTGTTCTTATGATGGGCGTGTCATACTGTGGAAGGAAGGTAATCAGAATGAATGGACCCAAGCTCATGTTTTTGATGACCACAAATCGTCTGTGAACTCGATTGCTTGGGCTCCTCATGAACTCGGTCTTTGTTTGGCGTGTGGTTCTTCTGATGGGAACATCTCAGTTTTCACTGCAAGGTCGGATGGTGGCTGGGATACCTCAAGGATCGATCAAGCTCACCCAGTTGGTGTCACCTCTGTTTCTTGGGCTCCCTCAACAGCCCCAGGTGCTCTTGTTGGTTCTGGTCTGCTTGACCCTGTTCAGAAGCTGTGTTCCGGTGGCTGTGATAATACTGTAAAGGTGTGGAAGCTTGGTAATGGCGTTTGGAAGCTGGACTGCTTTCCGGCTCTTCAGATGCATGTTGATTGGGTCAGGGATGTTGCTTGGGCGCCCAACTTGGGACTGCCGAAATCTACGATTGCCAGTGCCTCACAGGATGGTAAGGTGATTGTATGGACTGTGGGCAAGGATGGGGATCAATGGGAAGGTAAGGTGCTACATGATTTCAATGCACCTGTTTGGAGGGTCTCATGGTCGCTGACCGGAAACATATTGGCTGTGGCTGATGGGAACAACAGCGTGACACTATGGAAGGAAGAAATAGATGGCGAGTGGCAACAGGTGACAACGGTTGAGCCGTAG
- the LOC103454927 gene encoding large ribosomal subunit protein uL14x/uL14z/uL14y-like, whose product MSLGLSVAATVNYTDNTSAKNLYIISVKGIKGRFNHLPSACVGNMVMATVKKGKPDLRKKVLPAIIVRQLKPWGRKDGVFMYFEDNAGVIVILKGEMKGSAII is encoded by the exons ATGTCACTAGGTCTGTCGGTGGCCGCCACTGTGAACTACACCGACAACACCAGTGCCAAGAACCTTTACATCATCTCAGTGAAGGGAATCAAGGGTCGCTTTAACCACCTTCCTTCTGCGTGTGTTGGCAACATGGTCATGGCTACTGTCAAGAAGGGCAAGCCCGACCTTCGAAAGAAGGTCTTGCCAGCCATCATTGTCCGCCAGCTCAAGCCGTGGGGCCGAAAGGACGGTGTTTTCATGTACTTTGAAG ATAATGCTGGTGTTATTGTGATTTTGAAGGGTGAAATGAAAG GGTCTGCAATCATCTGA